A window from Corvus cornix cornix isolate S_Up_H32 chromosome 8, ASM73873v5, whole genome shotgun sequence encodes these proteins:
- the HYI gene encoding putative hydroxypyruvate isomerase encodes MALRFSANLSWLFQELPGLPARLEAAAAAGFGAVEAAWPAACPALELRAAAERAGVRIALLNTPPGDQEAGELGLAAVPGRQAAFRQALEAAVHYARAVGCRRIHVMAGRVPLGTERAAVAGEMEATFIENLRYTADLLAQEDMIGLLEPINNRVTDPRYYLNTPHHAAAILEKVGRPNLKLQLDLFHCQIMDGNLSRNLETYFPLIGHIQIAQVPGRHEPDSPGELNFPYLFELLESLGYTGYVGCEYAPKGDTLEGLGWLRSYWESRGLQHGVTNKAAK; translated from the exons ATGGCGCTGCGCTTCTCCGCGAACCTCTCGTGGCTCTTCCAGGAGCTCCCGGGGCTGCCGGCGCGACTGGAAGCGGCGGCAGCCGCCGGGTTCGGAGCGGTGGAGGCGGCTTGGCCGGCGGCCTGCCCGGCCCTAGAGCTGCGGGCCGCGGCGGAGCGGGCGGGGGTGCGGATCGCGCTCCTCAACACCCCCCCCG GGGACCAGGAGGCGGGCGAGCTGGGGCTGGCGGCCGTGCCCGGGCGGCAGGCAGCCTTCCGGCAGGCCCTGGAGGCGGCCGTGCACTACGCCAGGGCGGTGGGCTGCCGCAG GATTCATGTGATGGCTGGGCGGGTTCCCCTGGGCACAGAGCGGGCTGCAGTGGCAGGTGAGATGGAAGCCACCTTCATTGAGAATCTCCGATATACTGCTGACCTCCTGGCCCAG GAAGACATGATTGGACTGTTGGAGCCTATTAACAACCGCGTCACTGACCCTCGCTACTATCTGAACACCCCACACCATG CTGCTGCCATCCTGGAGAAAGTGGGACGGCCCAACCTGAAGCTGCAACTG GACCTCTTTCACTGCCAGATCATGGATGGCAATTTGTCACGCAACCTGGAGACGTACTTCCCACTCATCG GTCATATCCAGATTGCACAGGTACCAGGGCGGCACGAGCCCGATAGCCCTGGGGAGTTGAACTTCCCCTACCTCTTCGAGCTCCTGGAGTCCCTTGGCTACACTGGCTACGTGGGGTGCGAGTATGCTCCGAAGG GAGACACCCTGGAAGGTCTGGGCTGGCTGCGATCCtactgggaaagcagagggcTGCAGCACGGTGTGACCAACAAGGCAGCCAAGTGA